One segment of Pyricularia oryzae 70-15 chromosome 3, whole genome shotgun sequence DNA contains the following:
- a CDS encoding PNS1 — MAYNNPANHGYSRTQETELELLRAIEQRENMSSQGYYQPQQQPYYGQQGGYGAPPPQPSQPPYGYAPPPQHNQGPPPPPQYVPNYNANEKQDFAQTFKVEKPKWNDLWAGILFIIFVLGFAAISAISLRGYASSRGTQGGGIYDGRNNFSLSTSTMILFTIVLAVAIVFSYAYVWLARLFPKQFIWVTGILNILMGFATAAYFLYRKQYGAGIVFLIFVILLVVAFITWIPRIPFSALMLRTAVDVAKNHGHVYLVSALGGLLGAAFGAWYSVTLVAVYVRYQPGTTNSPNPSCSDGSCSQGRVIGFIIFLTFTAYWVSEWIKNTIHTTIAGVYGSWYFCSRNYPQRVTRGALKRSLTYSFGSISLGSLIVAIINFLRQLCSMAKSQAAADGDIVSCLIFACLGCIISILQWAVEFANRYAFCHIALYGKSYFSAAKDTWKMIKDRGIDALINDCLIGPVLGMGAMMVAFACALLSYVYLVITNPAYNRDGSFTPVVVAFSFLIGLQICNVFTTPISSGIDTIFVATAWDPEVLMRDHPDLYHQMVTVYPEVQQAIHA, encoded by the exons ATGGCGTACAACAATCCAGCTAACCACGGCTACAGCAGGACTCAAGAAACCGAATTAGAACTTCTGAGAGCCATCGAGCAGCGAGAAAACATGTCTTCGCAAGGCTATTATCAGCCGCAACAACAGCCATACTACGGCCAGCAGGGCGGGTATGGCGCACCACCCCCTCAACCGTCGCAACCGCCGTACGGAtacgctcctcctcctcaacaCAACCAAGGCCCGCCGCCACCTCCACAATATGTTCCGAACTACAACGCGAACGAGAAGCAGGACTTTGCGCAGACCTTCAAGGTTGAAAAACCCAAGTGGAATGACCTCTGGGCAGGCATCCTATTCATCATCTTCGTCTTGGGCTTTGCCGCCATCTCTGCCATCTCGCTCCGGGGTTACGCCTCGTCGCGGGGGACGCAGGGAGGAGGTATCTACGATGGCAGGAACAACTTTTCGCTGTCGACGAGCACAATGATCTTGTTCACGATCGTGCTGGCAGTTGCGATTGTATTCAGCTACGCATACGTATGGCTCGCGCGCTTATTCCCCAAGCAGTTTATCTGGGTCACGGGCATCCTGAACATTCTCATGGGGTTCGCGACGGCAGCATACTTCTTGTACCGGAAGCAATACGGAGCTGGCATAGTTTTCCTCATTTTTGTCATTCTTCTGGTCGTTGCTTTCATCACCTGGATCCCGCGTATCCCCTTCAGCGCCTTGATGCTGCGGACGGCGGTGGATGTTGCCAAAAACCATGGCCATGTCTACCTCGTAAGCGCCCTGGGTGGTCTTCTtggtgcagcttttggtgcaTGGTACTCGGTCACGCTAGTGGCCGTCTACGTGCGCTACCAGCCGGGCACGACAAACAGCCCCAACCCATCTTGCAGCGATGGTAGCTGTAGCCAAGGCCGTGTTATTGGTTTTATTATCTTCTTGACTTTTACTGCATACTGGGTCTCTGAATGGATCAAGAATACCATACACACGACAATTGCCGGCGTCTATGGTAGTTG GTACTTCTGCTCGCGCAACTACCCTCAGCGCGTTACCCGAGGAGCACTGAAGCGATCCTTGACGTACAGCTTTGGCAGTATCAGCTTGGGCAGCTTGATCGTGGCTATTATCAACTTCTTGCGCCAGCTTTGCTCAATGGCCAAGTCGCAAGCAGCCGCAGATGGTGACATCGTCTCGTGCCTCATCTTTGCTTGTCTTGGTTGCATCATTTCCATACTGCAGTGGGCTGTTGAGTTCGCCAACCGATATGCCTTCTGCCATATCGCGCTGTATGGAAAAAGCTACTTTTCCGCCGCAAAGGATACTTGGAA GATGATCAAGGATCGCGGTATCGATGCCCTTATCAACGATTGCCTGATTGGTCCGGTTCTAGGCATGGGCGCCATGATGGTTGCCTTCGCGTGTGCCTTGCTTTCGTATGTGTACTTGGTTATCACCAACCCAGCGTACAACCGCGACGGCAGTTTCACTCCAGTGGTAGTTGCGTTCAGCTTCCTCATAGGTCTACAAATCTGCAACGTATTTACCACGCCCATCAGCAGTGGTATTGACACCATCTTTGTCGCTACGGCCTGGGACCCCGAGGTTCTCATGCGCGACCACCCTGATCTCTACCACCAGATGGTAACTGTTTACCCCGAGGTTCAGCAGGCAATACACGCTTAA